The genome window ACCGACATTTTTTGGTAAGGCGATAAACGTTCAGATGGAATAAGTTGAAATGCACCGATCTGTTTAAGCATTTTCTCGCTAGTGGCATTGATTGCACTGACACGATTTGAGAATGTATGATCGATTTTCGGAATATGTCGCTCAATAATTTTAATTTGAAGATCGGTATCGGCTAGTAATGCGGCGAGAGCAAGCCCAACCATTCCGCCACCAATAATGACAATATCTGCTGATTTCATATAAGTATCGTATATAAATGATAAGCGGTCATATTTAGACATAAATCAGCAAAAATTTATGTAAACTTGACCGCATGTTAATTAGTTTGTTTTCTTATGATGCTTTTCCAAACTACGATGACGAATTTGTACATCTTTATCTCTACTTTGGAAATATTTTGCTAACTGTTCCGCAATAAATACGGAACGGTGCTTACCACCGGTACAACCGATGGCAATCGTGAGGTAACTACGATTGTTTTTTTCTAACATTGGCGACCACATTTCCAAATAACTACGAGTTTGGTAGATAAAATTATGTACTTCGGTTTGGCGTTCTAAGAAATCAATGACAGGTTGCTCCAAACCGGTCATTGGACGTAATTCTGGATTCCAATGTGGGTTCGGTAAGAAACGTACATCAAATACATAATCCGCATCAGCTGGCAACCCATATTTAAAACCGAAGGATTCAAATACGATTTTAAGGGCTTTATCACTGGATCCTCTTAAAATACCGCGTAAATTTTCAGCTAACTCGTGCGAAGAAATATTCGTGGTATCAATAATGTAATTGGCGTGTTGAAAAAGAGGCTCCAATAACGTGCTTTCTAAATCAATCGCACTTTCCAATGAAAGATCTTTCGTTGAGAGAGGATGTAAACGACGAGTGTCACTATAACGACGAATAAGTGTGTTACGATCACAATCAAGAAAAATAATTTTAGTATTAATCGTGAGTTTTGATAATGTAGCAAGTAATTCTTCTAGTCTTTGAGGATTTTCCGGTAAATTCCTAATATCTAAACTAACAACAGCTGAACGCCCTGAACTGGAAAGAAACTCAGCTAATTGAGGAATAAGCGGTAAAGGGAGATTATCTACGCAATGATAACCGACATCTTCTAAAGCTCTTAATGCAACAGACTTTCCCGAACCGGATCGTCCGCTAATAATAACTAATTCCATAGCTTTCCTCTAAAATAAAATACATCAAGATTATGATACTTGACTTTCAATATGAGTATCGGCATAAACCAATAATTGCCAAATATCTTCAATATTATCTGCTGAACGTAATTGTTTAGCTAATGTTTTATCGCTTAATTTATATGCAATTTCTTGCAAGCCGTTTTTGTATTGTTCGCAACAATTTTCCGGAATCATAATGGCATAAATGAGATCGACTTCTTTATTATCGCTCGCTTCGTAATCAATCGGTGTTTCAAGCTGGATAAAAGCGGCTATCGGCTTTTCGATCTCGGATGTAGAATAAGGAAATTTAGCGTGAGGAAGAGCGATACCGTTATTGATGCTGGTAGAACCCAATTTCTCACGTTTAAATAAATTACTGAAACATTCAATTGGACAGACACAGTCTTCTTCAGAACTAGGGTTTGTTTTATTTAATGATTCCGCAATAATTTTACCGGCTAATTCAAGCACTCTTTTTTTACTTGAAACAAGCACGCCCTGACGGATTCTATCAGGTGTTAGAAATTCAGTTAATTTCATATGACTATTATTTGGATAAGTAAAAATTTACTTATCCATATAGATTAAAAGTTAAAGTTTAAACTGATCGCCTAAGTAAACACGTTTTACATCAGGATTATTTAATACTTCTGCTGGTGTTCCGCTTGCGATCATTTGACCGTCGCCAACGATATAGGCACGTTCACAAACATCAAGCGTTTCACGTACATTATGGTCAGTAATTAATACACCTAAACCACGTTCTTTTAAATTAACGATGATTTTTTTAATATCAATCACAGATATGGGGTCAACCCCAGCAAAAGGCTCATCCAACAGAATAAATTGTGGGTTTGCCGCTAATGCTCGGGCGATTTCAACACGGCGACGTTCACCGCCTGAAAGTGATTGACCTAGGCTATTACGAATATGCTCGATATGAAATTCACTAATTAATTCATCAGCACGTGCTTTGCGTTGTTGGTTATTTAAATCCTTACGCACTTGTAAAACCGCCATAAGGTTATCATAAACACTTAAACGGCGGAAAATGGAGGCTTCTTGAGGAAGATAACCAATTCCTTGTTTTGCTCGGTCGTGCATCGGTAAGGTACTCATATCTTGCTCATCAATACGAATTTTACCTTGATCGTGACGAACTAAACCGACCACCATATAGAAGGTGGTCGTTTTGCCTGCTCCGTTCGGGCCAAGTAAGCCGACAATTTCTCCTGCTTTCACATTTAAACTGACATCTTTTACTACTTGGCGATTTTTATAGCTTTTTGCTAAATGTTCTGCATAAAGCGTTGGCATTGACTTACCTATTTTTTCTTATTGTTTAATTCATTTGGAATTAACACGGTTCTTACACGTGATTTATTTCCGCTCGTTGCTTTTAATTGTTGCTTTTTGACATCATAAGTAATTTTACTTGCTTTAATAAAACTACCTTGCTGTTTTAATTCTGCGTTGCCGATTAGGGTTAAGAACTCAGAATTTAAATCATAATGAACATTGTTGCCTTTGCCGTTAACTGGTTTACCGTCATCAAGCGTTTGTTGGAAAGTCACCGGTGAACCTGTTGCGTCAAGTGTTTCTTTTTTACCTTCTTGACGTACAATTGTTACTTGATTCGCAGTAACTTTAATTGAACCTTGAGTAATGACAACATTATCGGTAAAAACAACCACATTACTATTCATATCGAGAGACTGGTCGCCCGAATCAATATTGATTGGTTGGTCTGTATCGCCTTTGAGTGCATGAGCAGAAATACTTGCACCGAGTAAAGTCGTAAGAACGACGGTTTTCATTAAAAATTTCATTATATGTCCTTAGGAGATCGAAATCTCTAATCCTTATTTTCGTTAGATTGTTGAATAATTGTCGGTTCAAGATAGGTTTTTACGTCTTTAGTAATCGTAGCAACTTGTTGTTTTAAATTACCTTTTAAACCTGTACCGCTTGTGGTAAAGCCTAAGCCGACAGATTTCACAACACTATCGGTAAATACATCTTGGGTATTTAAATCAACCGATAATTTATCTGTTTCAATTTTCTGTAAACGAGAGGTTGACTCAAGTGCTTGTAATTTCACATTACCTGTTA of Actinobacillus arthritidis contains these proteins:
- the rapZ gene encoding RNase adapter RapZ — encoded protein: MELVIISGRSGSGKSVALRALEDVGYHCVDNLPLPLIPQLAEFLSSSGRSAVVSLDIRNLPENPQRLEELLATLSKLTINTKIIFLDCDRNTLIRRYSDTRRLHPLSTKDLSLESAIDLESTLLEPLFQHANYIIDTTNISSHELAENLRGILRGSSDKALKIVFESFGFKYGLPADADYVFDVRFLPNPHWNPELRPMTGLEQPVIDFLERQTEVHNFIYQTRSYLEMWSPMLEKNNRSYLTIAIGCTGGKHRSVFIAEQLAKYFQSRDKDVQIRHRSLEKHHKKTN
- a CDS encoding PTS sugar transporter subunit IIA; protein product: MKLTEFLTPDRIRQGVLVSSKKRVLELAGKIIAESLNKTNPSSEEDCVCPIECFSNLFKREKLGSTSINNGIALPHAKFPYSTSEIEKPIAAFIQLETPIDYEASDNKEVDLIYAIMIPENCCEQYKNGLQEIAYKLSDKTLAKQLRSADNIEDIWQLLVYADTHIESQVS
- the lptB gene encoding LPS export ABC transporter ATP-binding protein, which gives rise to MPTLYAEHLAKSYKNRQVVKDVSLNVKAGEIVGLLGPNGAGKTTTFYMVVGLVRHDQGKIRIDEQDMSTLPMHDRAKQGIGYLPQEASIFRRLSVYDNLMAVLQVRKDLNNQQRKARADELISEFHIEHIRNSLGQSLSGGERRRVEIARALAANPQFILLDEPFAGVDPISVIDIKKIIVNLKERGLGVLITDHNVRETLDVCERAYIVGDGQMIASGTPAEVLNNPDVKRVYLGDQFKL
- the lptA gene encoding lipopolysaccharide transport periplasmic protein LptA, giving the protein MKFLMKTVVLTTLLGASISAHALKGDTDQPINIDSGDQSLDMNSNVVVFTDNVVITQGSIKVTANQVTIVRQEGKKETLDATGSPVTFQQTLDDGKPVNGKGNNVHYDLNSEFLTLIGNAELKQQGSFIKASKITYDVKKQQLKATSGNKSRVRTVLIPNELNNKKK